Below is a genomic region from Microbacterium sp. LWO12-1.2.
TGACGGCGGCGTCGTCGCCGACCTGCGAGGCGTGGGTGACCCAGTTGCCGTACGTGATCTCCGAGACCTTGAGACCGCTGTTACCGAGATAGCGATAGTTGACCATGCTCCAACGCTAGTCGGTGCCACGGACACCCAGGCCGGAATCCGTGACCGGTCTCAGGCGTCGGCGAGGGCGGGGTCCGATCGACGCGCGGCCACGACGGCGCCCGCGACCCACGCGGTCTGTCGACGTCTACTCATGCCGACACCCTAGGCACGCTCACTGAGAGGTCACGACACGCCGCGCCCCGCGCTTCCGGCACGGCGCGTCTTGACCCCTCAGGAGATGGAGTCCCGGTACTCGCGCCACGCGGCGCCGAGCCGCCGGATGCCCGCGGTGAGCACGTCGTCCGGAGCCGTGAACGGAATGCGGATGTGGTCGTCGGGCGACACGGATGCCGCGAACGCCGCACTCCCCGCGATCGAGACGCCGTGCGTCGCCGCGACCCGCACGAGCGCCGCCGATGAGCCGACCGGCAGGGCGACCCACAGCGACAGCCCGCCGCGCGGAGCGTCGTAGCGCCAGTCGGGAAGGTGCTCGGACATCAGCTGCTCGAGCAGCCGCAGCCGCTCCTGGTGGACCCGGCTGTTCTCGCGCCGCAGCTCGTCGGCGTGCGCGATGAGGTCGAGGGCGATCAGCTGGCCCGGCACGCTCGTGGACTGGTCGGCGAGCTGCCGGGCGGCGCGCAGACGCCGCACGAGCACGGGGTCGGCGCGCAGCCATCCGATCCGCAGTCCCGCCCACGCCCACTTCGACACGGACTCCACCACGATCACCGGAGCATCCGCCCGTTCGGCGGCGAGAGTGGGCGGCACCACACCGTCGAAGGAGATGCCCGCGACCACCCGATCCTCGATCACCGGCACCCCGTATCGTGCGGCGAGCGTGGCGAGACGGTGCCGCGCGGCAGCGGGCAGGCGTGTGCCGGTGGGGTTCTGATGGTGCGGGTTGACCGCGATGAGCACGGGGCGCAGACGCGCGATGGCGACTTCGAGCGCCTCGACGTCCATGCCGTCCTCCCCCATCGGGATGCCGTGCACGGTGCCGCCGCGCAACCCGACCGAGTCAGTGACACCGGGCCAGGTGACCTCCTCGGCGAGCACGACATCCCCCGGGCCGACCAGCGCGTTGACCACGAGGCTGATCGCCTGCTGCGCGCCGTGGGTCACCAGGATCTGCTCCGGCGTGGTCGGGGTGCCCTCGGCGCGGTACATGTCGGCGATCAGCTCCCGCAGCACGGGGAGCCCGGCCGGGTCGGTCTCGGGCAGCAGCGCCAGGTCGAGGCGGGGCTGATGGTCGCGGATCAGCTGCACCGCGAGTGCGGGGATCTGCGGCACCGTGCGCAGCAGGTCGATCGCGTTGGGCAGGGCCGAGAACAGCGCCTCGCCTCGGCCGGGGCGCTGCGCGGACGATGCGGGTGCCGCGGTGCCGGCGATGCGGGTGCCGCTCCCCTGGCGCCGTTCGACCAATCCGTTCTCGGCGAGGTCGGTGTAGGCGGCGACCACGGTGCCGCGCGAGACCGAGCTCGCCGCGGCGAGTGCCCGTTCGGCGGGCAGGCGGTCTCCCGGGCGCAGCTCGCCTCCGGCGATGAGATCGGCGATCCCGCGCGACAGCCTCGCCGCGAGCGTGCCGTCGCCGTGCGTCCAGCGTCCGAGGCGCGCCGACAGCCCTTCCGAGGACACCTCACCCGACCGCACAAGCGTGGGCGGTGCGTTCGTGGCCGATCCATGGTCCACTGGCGCAACATTGGCCCTGTCATCGGTGGTCATGAGAACCGATTCTGGACCAATGGACACCATCATCGCCACCAAGCCGTCACATCTTGGACCAATCGACCCCGATTGGACCATTGCCGAGCTCGTCGAATGGCTCAGCGATGACGTCCGTCAGCACGACCGCGCCCTGCAGCATCCACTGACCCGCATCGAGGCCGCCGTCACCGGGTCGCGTTGGGGAGGCACCCCGTCGACGACCGCGTTGATCCGATCGCTCGTGGACGCGGTCCGCGCCGACCCCGCGCTTCGCGCGGTCCGGATCCGCAATCTCGACCGGCAGGAACCTCAGGAGACGTCGGCACTGCCCGAGCGGATCCCTCAGCTCGCCTGACCCGCCCGCTACTCCGGTGAGGGGTCAAGACACGCCGCGCGTCGAGCATCCGCTGCGGCATGTCTTGACCCCTCACGCGCCGAGATACGCCTCGGATCAGACCGTGGGCTGGACCAGCTGCTCCTGCTCCTCGAGCGTCTGCGCCTGTGCTCGCTTCTCCGCACGCTCGCGCTCCTGCGCCTCGCGGCGTTCCGCACGCGTCTGCGGTTCGCCGGAGCCGGCATCCGCCTGCATCTCCTGCGACTGATCTGTCACGATCTTCGCGCGGTCGCGGAAGCCCTCGGCGGTGACCTTGTCGAGCGCGACCTGCTTGCGGATCGCTGCGGCCTTCTCATACAGGCTCGGGTCTCCGTAGCTCGTGAGCACCTTCACCAGCACGGGCAGCAGCTCGATCATGAAGAACAGCGCCGCGATCAGGATGTGCGCCCACAGGATCGTCGGCTCCTTCTCGCTCAGCCGGTTCAGTCCGCTGATCTGACTGAGCAGTCCGATCGCTCCGGCGTTGCCCTGCGCCACGGCATCCGCTCTGGCGTTGTACGCGGCGAGCGCCTGGTCGTAGGTGTCGCGCGCGGCCGGCAACTGCGCCTTCGCCTGCTCGCGGTTCTGCGACTCCGAAGAGGTGGTGTTCTCCTTGGCAGCGGTGCCGGCCGCGGCCAGCTCCTCGTTGGCGGTACGCAGCTGAGCGGCCAGAGCGTCGTAGGTCTGCTGCGCTTCGGCCAGCTGGGCCTTCGCGGCGTCAGAGCTCGCGCCCTCGCCGTTCACCCCGGTGCAGCCGGGGACGGTCCCTGCACCTTCTCCGGTGAGCTCGCACTGGTAGAGCGTGCGGGCCTGGTCGATGACCGCCTGCTGCGCTGTCATCTTCGCGGTGACGTCGTCGACCGTGGCCTGCGCGGCCGACTCGGTCGCCGACGACGAGTCGGTGCCGGCGACGATGCCGGTCGCCGCCTGGTTCTCCAGCTCGGCGACGCGCGCGGTCGCGGCATCCAGCGCGATCTTCTCGGGGCCGCTCTCGAGCGCCTCCTGGTCGGACTGCGACTGCG
It encodes:
- a CDS encoding PLP-dependent aminotransferase family protein — translated: MTTDDRANVAPVDHGSATNAPPTLVRSGEVSSEGLSARLGRWTHGDGTLAARLSRGIADLIAGGELRPGDRLPAERALAAASSVSRGTVVAAYTDLAENGLVERRQGSGTRIAGTAAPASSAQRPGRGEALFSALPNAIDLLRTVPQIPALAVQLIRDHQPRLDLALLPETDPAGLPVLRELIADMYRAEGTPTTPEQILVTHGAQQAISLVVNALVGPGDVVLAEEVTWPGVTDSVGLRGGTVHGIPMGEDGMDVEALEVAIARLRPVLIAVNPHHQNPTGTRLPAAARHRLATLAARYGVPVIEDRVVAGISFDGVVPPTLAAERADAPVIVVESVSKWAWAGLRIGWLRADPVLVRRLRAARQLADQSTSVPGQLIALDLIAHADELRRENSRVHQERLRLLEQLMSEHLPDWRYDAPRGGLSLWVALPVGSSAALVRVAATHGVSIAGSAAFAASVSPDDHIRIPFTAPDDVLTAGIRRLGAAWREYRDSIS
- a CDS encoding DUF4407 domain-containing protein: MPYSAHRPGRFDSQGRIILDSDPNADTDDLDFLREFEPTGADDQAAETPVSEPSDVTPADGSAPEDALRQAQGPTERQPRARRVRKPRTPGSRARTLAILGGAEGEILDRVPGETPRFVQMFFVLAGTALVSAISMLFALTTGVQAAVWLAVPLALVWALIIFNLDRFLTSTMSSTRNVWRLIGLAIPRVIMAAIIGFVVAEPLVLQIFHNDIAREVASTNITQSQSDQEALESGPEKIALDAATARVAELENQAATGIVAGTDSSSATESAAQATVDDVTAKMTAQQAVIDQARTLYQCELTGEGAGTVPGCTGVNGEGASSDAAKAQLAEAQQTYDALAAQLRTANEELAAAGTAAKENTTSSESQNREQAKAQLPAARDTYDQALAAYNARADAVAQGNAGAIGLLSQISGLNRLSEKEPTILWAHILIAALFFMIELLPVLVKVLTSYGDPSLYEKAAAIRKQVALDKVTAEGFRDRAKIVTDQSQEMQADAGSGEPQTRAERREAQERERAEKRAQAQTLEEQEQLVQPTV